The following coding sequences lie in one Cucurbita pepo subsp. pepo cultivar mu-cu-16 chromosome LG13, ASM280686v2, whole genome shotgun sequence genomic window:
- the LOC111809145 gene encoding protein NETWORKED 4A-like, whose translation MENPELKNLKPFWPEADIQNRSKWLSVSLEEMNRIVEQMLKTIKDNCDNFPKSADMDSQVEEFSRLYQSLLENLLSPELQPQVPFYSDRGSPQCTPELSSDQKQGFNLSCNRGLGISLDSGGGSSSLSLKDGTGSSSSSSDSESESFSSSVDNNYVVSRAERDGQGRRKKFLGLETELSNIKGAFWVGEEDKLNYDELHEKIARIEEELKVSNAKLQSSENEVARLKSELERNETAMSLSEGLQAQLESAEKDKQEMGADLQLEIRRVVELEQQIEQLATRVLQSDSKIEILIEELEMSREILKSSGDKIARLTHELEISKSDHRLQIKELESAFQVSQELFNAEKEQMQADVLRQFEADKTEMRALHNSHSTILQGEISQLKEELLVKSQSLSDLNSNHDELKLKYNMLMAEKDEATAMVHTLVADKESRESHVHELESHLQHLQEEKEGLIAGSESQNKQIDDLKLRLSEMQEEVNRQMNMIEDGAERKREAIRQLCFSLEHYRSGYNELREAFIGHKPRQVLSA comes from the exons ATGGAAAATCCGGAATTGAAGAATCTGAAACCATTTTGGCCTGAGGCTGACATTCAGAACAGATCTAAATGGCTATCAGTTAGTCTTGAAG AAATGAATCGGATTGTCGAGCAGATGCTGAAGACGATCAAAGATAATTGTGATAACTTCCCGAAAAGCGCTGATATGGATTCACAAGTCGAGGAATTCTCCCGCTTGTATCAATCGTTGCTTGAAAATCTGTTGTCGCCGGAGCTACAACCGCAGGTACCTTTCTATTCTGATCGTGGATCGCCTCAATGTACTCCGGAATTAAGTTCGGACCAAAAACAGGGTTTCAATTTGTCCTGCAATAGAGGCTTGGGCATCTCTTTAGATTCTGGTGGTGGTAGCTCCAGTCTTTCTCTGAAGGATGGAACtggatcttcttcttcttcatcggaCTCTGAGTCAGAATCTTTCAGCTCATCTGTTGACAATAACTATGTGGTTTCACGGGCTGAAAGAGATGGCCAAGGGCGAAGGAAAAAATTTCTTGGTCTAGAAACTGAGCTTTCAAACATCAAAGGGGCCTTTTGGGTGGGTGAGGAAGATAAGTTAAATTATGATGAGTTGCACGAAAAAATCGCCAGGATTGAGGAAGAACTAAAGGTTTCAAATGCAAAGCTTCAATCATCTGAAAATGAGGTAGCTAGATTAAAGAGTGAGCttgagaggaatgaaacagcAATGTCGCTATCAGAAGGACTGCAGGCCCAGCTTGAGTCGGCTGAAAAAGACAAGCAAGAAATGGGGGCTGACCTTCAATTGGAAATAAGACGAGTTGTAGAATTGGAACAACAAATAGAACAATTGGCAACTCGGGTTTTACAATCTGATTCCAAAATTGAGATATTGATTGAAGAGTTAGAAATGAGCAGAGAAATACTCAAAAGCTCAGGTGACAAGATCGCAAGGCTCACGCATGAACTCGAGATTTCAAAATCTGACCACCGTTTACAGATCAAGGAATTGGAATCTGCTTTTCAAGTGTCACAGGAGCTATTTAATGCTGAGAAAGAACAGATGCAGGCTGATGTTCTCAGACAATTTGAAGCTGATAAAACTGAAATGAGAGCTCTCCACAACTCTCATTCGACAATTTTGCAAGGAGAAATTAGTCAGTTGAAGGAGGAACTTCTTGTAAAAAGCCAAAGTTTGTCAGATTTGAATAGCAACCACGAcgaactaaaattaaaatataatatgctAATGGCTGAGAAAGATGAGGCGACTGCCATGGTTCACACACTTGTAGCAGATAAAGAATCCAGAGAATCTCATGTCCATGAATTGGAGAGCCACCTGCAACATCTACAAGAAGAGAAGGAGGGCTTGATCGCAGGATCTGAAAGCCAGAACAAACAAATCGATGATTTGAAATTGAGACTCTCGGAGATGCAGGAAGAAGTGAATAGGCAAATGAATATGATAGAGGATGGGGCTGAGAGGAAAAGGGAGGCCATAAGGCAGCTCTGTTTCTCTTTGGAGCACTACAGGAGCGGCTATAATGAGCTTCGTGAAGCATTCATTGGGCACAAACCGCGCCAGGTACTCTCTGCATAG
- the LOC111809146 gene encoding programmed cell death protein 2-like, producing MGEVILGFPGPWADDNLEASDHYTTKVGGLPDLPFQNVNPTLLDCSQCGNKLCLVLQIYAPVSIERTRIDERLLLVFGCLTPECGSSSLGWRVLRVQKVPDQEFSKVSQEIGPLTTSTSAPKTNWWEQLDDENDEEVDLEELERAFSEVATEPSHAKRTPSKSHSKTVSNSSNLSSARVVDVKTPVVPCFYIYMEDKPSSKDISICNNYASLSIKENQSDAEDSIQEEKWSEEGYEYDQALTADRTYLKFKKKLDASPEQCFRYSYGGKPILARAEDGEAGKCKACGGSRQFEMQLMPPLLYFLQEAADESQKQLLEAWNWMTLLVHTCSESCSKSSEKSDDGNWIITEESVFVQFEKPLNGSPKVGFFTPQQELNLTKT from the exons ATGGGTGAAGTGATTCTAGGCTTTCCAGGACCTTGGGCTGATGATAATCTTGAGGCCTCTGATCATTATACTACAAAAGTTGGGGGGCTTCCT GACTTACCTTTTCAAAATGTCAATCCCACTCTGCTAGACTGTTCTCAGTGTGGAAATAAATTATGTCTTGTTTTACAG ATTTATGCTCCAGTTTCCATAGAAAGAACAAGGATAGATGAGCGTCTCCTCCTTGTTTTTGGTTGTCTAACTCCAGAATGTGGGAGCAGTTCACTTGG TTGGCGAGTTCTTCGTGTTCAAAAGGTACCCGACCAGGAGTTCTCGAAAGTTTCTCAAGAAATTGGCCCTTTGACAACATCAACTTCAGCTCCAAAGACCAACTGGTGGGAGCAACTGGATGACGAAAACGATGAAGAAGTGGATTTAGAGGAGCTAGAAAGGGCATTTTCAGAGGTTGCAACTGAACCTTCTCATGCCAAGCGAACTCCTAGTAAATCGCATTCGAAGACTGTCTCAAATAGTTCGAATTTGAGCTCAGCAAGAGTGGTTGATGTGAAAACACCAG TGGTACCATGCTTTTATATCTATATGGAAGACAAACCATCTTCGAAGGATATTTCTATCTGTAACAATTATGCATCACTCTCTATAAAGGAGAATCAAAGTGATGCGGAGGATTCAATACAAGAAGAAAAGTGGTCAGAAGAAGGTTATGAATATGACCAGGCTCTTACTGCTGATAGAACTTACCTcaagttcaagaaaaaattGGATGCATCTCCAGAACAATGTTTCAG ATACTCGTATGGTGGGAAGCCGATTTTGGCTAGAGCTGAGGACGGAGAAGCTGGGAAGTGCAAGGCATGTGGTGGATCAAGGCAGTTTGAAATGCAGCTAATGCCTCCACTGCTATATTTTCTGCAGGAAGCAGCTGATGAAAGTCAAAAACAGTTGCTGGAGGCTTGGAACTGGATGACGCTTTTGGTACATACGTGTTCTGAA AGTTGTTCAAAATCTTCAGAGAAGTCAGATGATGGGAACTGGATCATCACAGAGGAATCTGTATTTGTGCAATTCGAGAAGCCCCTCAATGGCTCACCAAAAGTTGGCTTCTTCACCCCACAACAAGAGCTTAATTTGACTAAGACGTAG